In Dehalococcoidia bacterium, a single window of DNA contains:
- a CDS encoding metal-sulfur cluster assembly factor, which yields MSVKGLLSEELVRERLKDVFDPEIHMSIVELGLVYEIEISEQGDVTVIYTLTSPGCPLGPVIDGQIQDAVIDLPGVKTVTGKVTFSPPWDPRTMASDDVKMQLGIW from the coding sequence ATGTCAGTCAAGGGATTACTCAGCGAAGAACTGGTCCGCGAACGGCTCAAAGATGTCTTCGACCCCGAGATCCACATGAGCATCGTCGAGTTGGGGCTCGTGTACGAGATCGAGATCTCGGAGCAGGGTGACGTGACGGTGATCTACACGTTGACCAGTCCGGGTTGCCCGCTGGGCCCCGTCATCGATGGTCAGATCCAGGATGCCGTGATCGATCTGCCCGGCGTGAAGACGGTCACCGGCAAGGTCACGTTCTCGCCGCCCTGGGATCCGCGGACGATGGCCAGCGACGACGTGAAGATGCAACTCGGCATCTGGTAG
- a CDS encoding SUF system NifU family Fe-S cluster assembly protein, which translates to MSQELQLDELYRDLILDHYKNPRHRQKVGAPDVTAEGFNPVCGDEIEMELDFDGERLAAIGVRGRGCSISQASASMMSELVEGKTVGEIRGLTDEFQNMMKEPDAPPPASLGDLEALQGVAKFAVRVKCATLAWHTLNEGIDQHEHGDGAVRIEEL; encoded by the coding sequence ATGTCGCAAGAACTGCAGCTCGATGAGCTGTACCGGGACCTGATCCTGGATCACTACAAGAATCCGCGCCACAGGCAGAAGGTGGGCGCGCCGGACGTCACCGCCGAGGGCTTCAACCCCGTGTGCGGCGACGAGATCGAAATGGAACTCGACTTCGACGGTGAGCGGCTGGCCGCCATCGGCGTGCGCGGCCGTGGCTGCTCGATCAGCCAGGCCTCCGCATCCATGATGTCAGAGCTCGTCGAAGGCAAGACCGTCGGCGAGATCCGCGGACTGACCGACGAGTTTCAGAATATGATGAAGGAGCCGGATGCGCCGCCCCCAGCGTCGCTGGGAGACCTGGAAGCGCTGCAGGGCGTCGCGAAGTTCGCGGTACGCGTGAAGTGCGCGACCCTGGCCTGGCACACGTTGAACGAGGGTATCGACCAGCACGAACATGGTGACGGCGCCGTCCGCATCGAGGAACTGTAG
- a CDS encoding cysteine desulfurase, protein MTYDVEQIRKDFPILERKIRGKQLVYLDNAATTQKPRQVINALVHYYEHYNAAVHRALHTLGEEATEAYEASRVKAGRFINAPHPEQEIVFTRNTTESINLVAHGWGRKFLRLGDEIVVSRMEHHSNLVPWQLVALATGAKLRYIEIDDTGHLIWDDVLAKIGERSKVVAITQMSNVLGTINPIKEIAEVAHRFGAIVVVDGAQSVPHMPVDVQELDCDFLAFSSHKMLGPTGVGVLWGKRALLDAMDPFLGGGSMISRVADDTSTYAETPMKFEAGVPNIADVIAFGSAIDYLEGLGMDAVRAHEIAITQYAIDRLSATDGVVVYGPADATEKGGAVTFNYRDLHPHDLSQVLDQEAIAIRAGHHCAQPLMRRLDTVATARASFYLYNRHDEVDALIDGIKASDRIFGDVARTAAR, encoded by the coding sequence ATGACCTACGACGTCGAGCAGATCCGCAAAGACTTCCCGATCCTCGAGCGCAAGATCCGTGGCAAGCAGCTTGTCTACCTCGACAACGCCGCCACCACGCAGAAACCGCGCCAGGTGATCAACGCGCTCGTGCACTACTACGAGCACTACAACGCGGCCGTACATCGGGCGCTGCACACGCTCGGAGAGGAAGCGACGGAGGCGTACGAGGCGTCGCGCGTGAAGGCGGGGCGCTTCATCAACGCCCCGCATCCGGAGCAGGAGATCGTCTTCACTCGTAACACGACGGAGTCGATCAACCTCGTCGCGCATGGGTGGGGCCGCAAGTTCCTGCGGCTGGGCGACGAGATCGTCGTGTCGAGGATGGAGCATCACAGCAACCTGGTGCCGTGGCAGCTCGTGGCGCTCGCGACGGGCGCGAAGCTGCGGTACATCGAGATCGACGACACGGGACACCTGATCTGGGACGACGTGCTGGCGAAGATCGGCGAGCGCTCGAAGGTCGTGGCGATCACACAGATGTCGAATGTGCTCGGCACGATCAACCCGATCAAGGAGATCGCCGAGGTTGCGCACAGGTTCGGCGCGATCGTGGTGGTCGATGGCGCGCAGAGTGTGCCGCACATGCCGGTGGACGTGCAGGAGTTGGATTGCGACTTTCTGGCTTTCTCGTCGCACAAGATGCTCGGCCCGACGGGCGTGGGCGTGCTGTGGGGGAAGCGCGCCCTGTTGGACGCGATGGACCCGTTCCTCGGTGGCGGATCGATGATTAGCCGCGTGGCAGACGACACGAGCACGTACGCAGAGACGCCGATGAAGTTCGAGGCGGGCGTGCCGAACATCGCCGACGTGATCGCCTTCGGTTCTGCCATCGACTACCTCGAGGGGTTGGGCATGGACGCCGTGCGCGCGCACGAGATCGCCATTACGCAATACGCCATCGACCGGTTGAGCGCGACGGACGGCGTCGTGGTGTACGGCCCGGCCGACGCGACGGAGAAGGGCGGCGCCGTGACGTTCAACTATCGCGACCTGCACCCGCACGACCTCAGCCAGGTCCTCGACCAGGAGGCGATCGCGATCCGGGCAGGACACCACTGCGCGCAGCCGCTCATGCGGCGGCTCGATACCGTCGCGACGGCGCGCGCCAGCTTCTATCTGTACAATCGACATGATGAGGTCGACGCCCTGATCGACGGGATCAAGGCAAGCGACAGGATATTCGGAGATGTCGCAAGAACTGCAGCTCGATGA
- a CDS encoding non-heme iron oxygenase ferredoxin subunit → MQVGNFVAVAKTSDVPDGQIQVFEMADKRIALCNVGGTFYAIDDVCTHDGGPLDQGVLEGKLVECPRHGARFDVTDGRAVVLPAVRPVKTYPVQVEGDDVTVDVG, encoded by the coding sequence GTGCAAGTGGGGAACTTCGTGGCAGTGGCAAAGACGTCGGACGTCCCGGACGGACAGATCCAGGTGTTCGAGATGGCGGACAAACGCATCGCGCTGTGCAACGTCGGCGGCACGTTCTACGCCATCGACGATGTGTGCACGCACGACGGCGGCCCGCTCGACCAGGGCGTGCTCGAAGGCAAGCTCGTCGAATGCCCGCGCCACGGCGCGAGGTTCGACGTCACGGACGGCCGAGCCGTCGTCTTGCCGGCCGTGCGACCCGTAAAGACATACCCGGTGCAGGTGGAAGGCGATGACGTCACCGTCGACGTCGGATAG
- the sufD gene encoding Fe-S cluster assembly protein SufD has product MTQEVLAPGIPGITEQDVEAIAANEPAWLQEQRRAAWRSYESMDLPDIYDEEWRRTDVRALPLDGLQRSAATTEITLPEEARNAGVVFAPLRDALDRARGRLYDTVKPEEWKYLALNAALWNTGAFLYVPKGVEVTLPLQMLTTGPDVAGAALFTRTLVIAEAHSRVALIDESASPDGQKGFVSSAVEIVLGDGAQLEYYDVNQWGDGVYNFKTMRATLGRDARFTALAAGMGSKLTKMRIDTEMPQAGAQAQLLGVTFGNGDQHFDYNTLQNHVGNHTISDLQFKSALTDASSLVWYGITRINPTAGGSEANQTSRNMLLSDHAKAAPIPILEIQAYDVAKCSHGATAGPVDENELFYLQSRAIPRKIAEQMLVEGFFADVIMRIPSERLRSRVTDAVIAKAGGETATLSTEELLADDAPAGQ; this is encoded by the coding sequence ATGACCCAAGAAGTGCTTGCGCCGGGCATCCCCGGCATCACCGAGCAGGACGTCGAGGCGATCGCCGCGAACGAGCCGGCGTGGCTGCAAGAGCAGCGGCGCGCGGCCTGGCGCTCGTACGAATCGATGGACCTGCCCGATATCTACGACGAGGAGTGGCGCCGTACCGACGTGCGCGCGTTGCCGCTCGATGGGTTGCAGCGAAGTGCGGCGACCACCGAGATCACGCTTCCCGAGGAGGCGCGAAACGCCGGCGTCGTCTTCGCGCCGCTGCGTGACGCGCTCGATCGCGCTCGCGGCCGCCTCTACGACACCGTGAAGCCCGAGGAATGGAAGTACCTGGCGTTGAACGCTGCGCTCTGGAACACCGGCGCCTTCCTCTACGTGCCGAAGGGCGTCGAGGTGACGCTGCCGCTGCAAATGCTGACGACGGGCCCCGACGTGGCCGGCGCGGCGCTCTTCACCCGCACGCTCGTCATCGCCGAGGCGCACAGCCGCGTGGCGCTGATCGACGAGAGCGCGTCGCCGGACGGGCAGAAGGGCTTCGTTTCGAGCGCGGTGGAGATCGTGCTCGGCGATGGTGCCCAACTCGAGTACTACGACGTCAACCAGTGGGGTGACGGCGTCTACAACTTCAAGACCATGCGCGCGACGCTCGGACGCGATGCTCGCTTCACTGCGCTCGCCGCCGGCATGGGCAGCAAGCTGACGAAGATGCGCATCGACACCGAAATGCCGCAGGCGGGCGCGCAGGCGCAACTGCTCGGCGTGACGTTCGGCAACGGCGACCAGCACTTCGACTACAACACGCTGCAGAACCACGTCGGCAACCACACGATCAGCGACCTGCAGTTCAAGTCGGCGCTGACCGACGCGTCGTCACTGGTGTGGTACGGCATCACGCGCATCAATCCGACGGCCGGCGGCAGCGAAGCGAACCAGACCTCGCGCAACATGTTGCTCAGCGACCACGCGAAGGCGGCGCCGATCCCGATCCTGGAGATCCAGGCCTACGACGTGGCGAAGTGCAGCCACGGCGCGACGGCCGGCCCCGTCGACGAGAACGAGCTGTTTTACCTGCAATCGCGGGCGATCCCGCGCAAGATCGCGGAACAGATGCTCGTCGAGGGATTCTTCGCCGACGTGATTATGCGGATCCCCAGCGAGCGCTTGCGCTCGCGTGTCACCGACGCCGTGATCGCTAAGGCGGGCGGCGAGACGGCAACGCTCTCGACCGAGGAACTGCTCGCGGACGACGCGCCCGCGGGGCAATAG
- the sufB gene encoding Fe-S cluster assembly protein SufB produces MVAKITPQIAVEDGYKFGFNDNDNAVYKYRTEKGLSEDIVREISRVKNEEQWMTDFRLKSYQHFLEKPMPTGFWGGSIQNYDLDFNDIYYFARASDRAEDSWTDVPEYIKDTFEKLGIPEAERKSLIAGVGAQYDSEVVYHSIREDLEKLGVIFVDMDSAVRDYPDLVRQYFGTIIPPADNKFAALNSAVWSGGSFVYVPAGVKVDIPLQAYFRINKENMGQFERTLIIAEEGSYVHYVEGCTAPTYSSDSLHSAVVEIIVKKGARVRYTTIQNWSTNVYNLVTKRAAAYENAVMEWVDGNLGSRLTMKYPSVYLMEPGAHGEVLSLAMASDGQHQDAGAKMVHAAPDTTSTIISKSVSRGSGRTSYRGALKVYPGAVRSKATVRCDALLLDEKSRSDTYPLMEIEEDQVNIGHEASVSRVGEDQLFYLQSRGLSEVDATKMIVNGFVEPIVKELPMEYAVELNRLIELQMEGAVG; encoded by the coding sequence ATGGTGGCAAAGATTACTCCGCAGATCGCGGTCGAGGACGGCTACAAGTTCGGCTTCAACGACAACGACAATGCCGTCTACAAGTACCGCACCGAAAAGGGCCTCAGCGAAGATATCGTCCGCGAGATCTCGCGCGTCAAGAACGAAGAGCAGTGGATGACGGACTTCCGTCTGAAGTCCTATCAGCACTTCCTCGAGAAGCCCATGCCGACGGGCTTCTGGGGCGGCAGCATTCAGAACTACGACCTGGACTTCAACGACATCTACTATTTCGCCCGCGCGTCGGACCGCGCCGAGGATAGCTGGACCGACGTCCCCGAGTACATCAAGGACACGTTCGAGAAGCTCGGCATCCCCGAGGCGGAGCGAAAATCGCTGATCGCCGGCGTCGGGGCGCAGTACGACTCCGAGGTCGTCTATCACAGCATCCGCGAGGACCTCGAGAAGCTCGGCGTCATCTTCGTCGATATGGACTCCGCGGTGCGCGATTATCCGGATCTCGTCCGCCAGTACTTCGGCACGATCATTCCGCCTGCGGACAACAAGTTCGCGGCGCTCAACAGCGCTGTGTGGTCTGGCGGCAGCTTCGTGTACGTGCCGGCCGGCGTGAAAGTGGACATCCCCCTCCAGGCGTACTTCCGCATCAACAAGGAAAACATGGGCCAGTTCGAGCGGACCCTCATCATCGCCGAAGAGGGCAGCTACGTGCACTACGTCGAAGGTTGCACGGCGCCGACCTACTCGTCGGACTCGCTGCACAGCGCGGTGGTCGAGATCATCGTGAAGAAGGGCGCGCGCGTCCGCTACACGACGATCCAGAACTGGTCCACGAACGTCTACAACCTCGTGACCAAGCGCGCGGCGGCTTACGAGAACGCCGTCATGGAATGGGTCGATGGCAACCTGGGCTCGCGCCTGACGATGAAGTACCCGAGCGTCTACCTGATGGAGCCGGGTGCGCACGGCGAGGTGTTGTCGCTGGCCATGGCATCGGACGGGCAGCACCAGGACGCGGGCGCCAAGATGGTGCACGCCGCGCCGGACACAACCTCGACGATCATTTCGAAGTCGGTGTCGCGCGGCAGCGGCCGCACCAGCTACCGCGGCGCCCTCAAGGTGTACCCGGGCGCTGTGCGTTCGAAGGCCACCGTGCGTTGCGACGCGCTGCTCCTCGACGAGAAGTCGCGCTCCGACACGTACCCGTTGATGGAGATCGAGGAAGATCAGGTCAACATCGGCCATGAGGCTTCCGTGTCCAGGGTCGGCGAGGACCAGCTCTTCTACCTGCAGAGCCGCGGCCTCTCGGAGGTCGACGCGACGAAGATGATCGTCAACGGCTTCGTCGAGCCGATCGTCAAGGAATTGCCCATGGAGTACGCGGTCGAGTTGAACCGGCTGATCGAACTCCAGATGGAAGGCGCCGTCGGCTGA
- the sufC gene encoding Fe-S cluster assembly ATPase SufC, whose amino-acid sequence MAGETLLDIKGLTVAVEGKQILNGVDLTVRRGEVHAIMGPNGSGKSTLANALMGHPRYAVTGGTVSFKGQDVFGMTPDKRAQMGMFLAFQYPTSIPGVTMVNFLRQALKAVRSEDVPVREFREKLLSTMKLLRMDEQFARRYVNEGFSGGEKKRAEVLQMGILQPDLAIMDETDSGLDIDALRTVAEGVNALMTDQLGVVLITHYQRLLNYITPQFVHILYQGRIIESGGPELALQLEEQGYDPVIAKYGPVLAAAGEKA is encoded by the coding sequence ATGGCTGGCGAAACGCTACTGGATATCAAGGGCCTCACGGTCGCCGTCGAGGGGAAGCAGATCCTCAATGGCGTCGACCTGACGGTCCGTCGCGGCGAAGTGCACGCGATCATGGGGCCGAACGGCTCGGGGAAGAGCACGCTCGCGAATGCCCTCATGGGCCACCCGCGCTATGCGGTGACCGGCGGCACGGTGTCGTTCAAGGGCCAGGATGTCTTCGGCATGACGCCGGACAAGCGGGCGCAGATGGGCATGTTCCTCGCGTTCCAGTACCCGACGAGCATCCCGGGCGTGACGATGGTGAACTTCCTGCGACAGGCGCTGAAGGCGGTGCGCTCCGAGGACGTGCCCGTGCGCGAGTTCCGCGAGAAGCTGCTCTCGACGATGAAGCTGCTGCGCATGGACGAGCAGTTCGCCCGCCGCTACGTCAACGAAGGTTTTTCCGGCGGCGAAAAGAAGCGCGCCGAAGTGCTGCAGATGGGCATCCTGCAGCCGGACCTGGCGATCATGGACGAGACGGACTCCGGCCTCGACATCGACGCGCTGCGGACAGTCGCGGAGGGCGTGAACGCACTGATGACGGACCAACTCGGGGTGGTGCTCATCACGCACTACCAGCGGCTGCTCAACTACATCACGCCGCAGTTCGTGCACATCCTGTACCAGGGGCGGATTATCGAGTCCGGCGGTCCGGAACTGGCGCTGCAACTGGAAGAGCAGGGATACGACCCGGTTATCGCGAAGTACGGCCCCGTACTGGCGGCCGCTGGAGAGAAGGCATAA
- a CDS encoding ArsR family transcriptional regulator produces the protein MKSTRDLMRDLLNARGEATVGQIAGELGLNQANIRRHLEVLRAEGLVDVRIQRHEVGRPAYVYRLTERAEELSGHYPRLVSRMVRQLAARDAGSALLDEVFEGVAQDIAGAYRPSVTGATVRERVAQTSEALKDEGIVDHWRKDADGFHLMNTACPYRKAAEASQAPCHADHRTVELLVGAPVEQVSRMVDGHAMCEYVVRDQARAQESETAVDDGASS, from the coding sequence ATGAAGTCCACCAGAGACCTGATGCGCGACCTCTTGAACGCCCGTGGCGAGGCTACGGTTGGGCAGATTGCGGGCGAACTAGGCCTCAATCAGGCCAATATTCGCCGCCACCTCGAAGTGCTGCGCGCGGAGGGTCTGGTTGACGTAAGAATCCAGCGCCACGAGGTCGGGCGACCGGCATACGTCTACCGCCTGACCGAGCGCGCCGAGGAGTTGAGCGGCCACTACCCGCGGCTCGTCAGCCGTATGGTGCGCCAACTCGCCGCCCGCGACGCCGGCTCGGCTCTGCTCGATGAGGTGTTCGAGGGCGTCGCCCAGGACATCGCCGGCGCGTACCGGCCGAGTGTGACCGGCGCGACCGTCCGGGAGCGCGTCGCGCAGACGAGCGAGGCCCTCAAGGACGAGGGCATCGTCGACCACTGGCGCAAGGACGCCGACGGCTTTCACCTCATGAATACGGCCTGCCCGTACCGCAAGGCCGCGGAAGCGTCGCAGGCGCCGTGCCACGCCGACCACCGCACCGTCGAGTTGCTGGTCGGCGCGCCGGTGGAGCAGGTGAGCCGCATGGTGGACGGCCACGCGATGTGTGAGTACGTCGTGCGCGACCAGGCGCGGGCGCAGGAAAGCGAAACCGCAGTCGACGACGGCGCATCGAGCTAA
- the ligD gene encoding non-homologous end-joining DNA ligase: protein MANKPAPDLDQLLRYRQKRDFAKTPEPESGTPADERDLTFVVQQHRATRMHWDFRLEVDDVLVSWAVPRGPSLNTADKRMAAHVEDHPFDYGSFEGVIPKGNYGAGQVIVWDNGTYTPDEDGETSWGDREEGSRRMREGIERGKISILMRGKKLRGSWTLVRTKKEPNSWLLIKHRDEYASTTRDILDEDKSVISGLSIKDLQEGRMPAMRSGDGANKKPHPHAKEANFPDPRTLRPMLPTLIEKAFSRPGWLFEAKMDGVRTLAFLRDGDVELRTRRGNPATVQYPEVRDAVGAQRASTAVFDGEIVACNDSGVPDFQEIQPRINLSRPAEVERIAAQTPVYYYAFDILYLDGHDLTALPLSERKAILWRTLEQGDHIKYVDHIQDDGVTMDKAATEVGFEGIVAKRANSPYEPGVRTKSWLKVKNVNEQEFVVGGYSEGEGSRARTFGGLLVGYYDDDGDLRFASSVGSGLSDVMLDNITTQLRELKTDESPFVNPPTTIGGRWAGGKAARCFWVKPELVAQVKFASWTRDGNLRAPVFLGMREDIDPRSVRREDATKQSVDVVVEDDASAAVAAPSSMHALVASVVEQLDTAKKEDVLLEVGGARIKVTNLSKEFWPATEGRPPRTKRDMIRYYARIAPYLLPHLKDRPLTLTRYPNGINGGSFYQKHWPQPFPKDFTVERVPLYSAHNDRDGDYIMANNFETLIWLAQLADLEIHAWMARTNPEPDARHLPATFSGSEENIESSVLNYPDYMVFDLDPYIYAGTEQKGEEPALNRKAFEKTREMAFALKDILQQLRLSSFVKTTGKTGLHIYVPVLRQYDYDQIRAASEAVGRYMIQLYPKDITMEWTTTKRTGKIFFDHNQNTRGKTLAAQYSLRPHPTAAASAPVTWEELRHVYPTDFDIDTLPDRVERIGDLWSNILDAKQDLKALIEAGSGG, encoded by the coding sequence GTGGCCAATAAACCCGCTCCCGACCTCGACCAGCTTCTGCGCTACCGCCAGAAGCGCGACTTCGCGAAGACGCCGGAGCCCGAATCCGGCACGCCCGCGGACGAACGGGACCTCACGTTTGTCGTCCAGCAGCACCGCGCGACCCGCATGCACTGGGACTTCCGCCTGGAGGTCGATGACGTGCTCGTGTCGTGGGCCGTGCCGCGCGGGCCTTCGCTGAACACCGCCGACAAGCGCATGGCGGCGCACGTTGAGGATCACCCGTTCGACTACGGTTCGTTCGAGGGCGTGATCCCGAAGGGCAATTACGGCGCCGGCCAGGTGATCGTCTGGGACAACGGCACCTACACGCCCGACGAGGACGGCGAGACGTCGTGGGGCGACCGCGAGGAGGGCAGCCGCCGCATGCGCGAGGGCATCGAGCGCGGCAAGATCTCGATCTTGATGCGTGGCAAGAAGCTGCGCGGCTCGTGGACGCTCGTGCGCACAAAGAAAGAGCCGAACTCTTGGCTGCTGATCAAGCATCGCGACGAGTACGCATCGACGACGCGCGACATCCTCGACGAAGACAAGTCGGTGATCAGCGGCCTCAGCATCAAGGACCTCCAGGAGGGCCGCATGCCCGCGATGCGGTCGGGAGACGGTGCGAACAAAAAGCCGCATCCGCACGCAAAAGAGGCGAACTTCCCCGATCCGCGCACCCTGCGACCCATGCTCCCCACACTCATCGAGAAGGCGTTTTCGCGGCCCGGCTGGCTCTTCGAAGCGAAGATGGACGGCGTCCGCACCCTCGCTTTCCTGCGCGACGGCGACGTCGAACTGCGCACGCGACGCGGCAATCCGGCAACCGTGCAATATCCAGAAGTGCGCGATGCCGTCGGCGCCCAGCGCGCCAGCACCGCCGTGTTCGACGGCGAGATCGTGGCGTGCAACGACAGCGGTGTGCCGGACTTCCAGGAGATCCAGCCGCGCATCAACCTCTCGCGCCCCGCCGAGGTCGAACGCATCGCAGCGCAGACGCCGGTGTACTACTACGCCTTCGACATCCTCTACCTCGATGGCCACGATCTCACCGCGCTGCCGCTCAGCGAACGCAAGGCGATCCTCTGGCGCACGCTCGAGCAGGGCGATCACATCAAGTACGTCGACCACATCCAGGACGACGGGGTGACGATGGACAAGGCAGCGACCGAAGTCGGCTTCGAGGGGATCGTCGCGAAGCGCGCGAACAGCCCGTACGAGCCCGGCGTGCGCACCAAGTCGTGGCTGAAGGTGAAGAACGTCAACGAGCAGGAGTTCGTCGTCGGCGGCTATTCAGAGGGCGAAGGATCGCGCGCCAGGACCTTCGGCGGGCTGCTCGTCGGCTACTACGACGACGACGGCGACCTGCGCTTCGCATCCAGCGTCGGGTCGGGGCTGTCCGACGTCATGCTGGACAACATCACGACGCAACTGCGCGAACTGAAGACCGACGAATCGCCGTTCGTCAACCCGCCGACGACGATCGGCGGCCGCTGGGCCGGCGGCAAGGCCGCGCGCTGCTTCTGGGTGAAGCCCGAACTCGTCGCGCAAGTGAAGTTCGCCTCGTGGACGCGCGATGGCAACCTGCGCGCGCCGGTCTTCCTGGGCATGCGCGAAGATATCGATCCGCGCTCGGTCCGCCGCGAAGACGCGACGAAGCAGTCCGTTGATGTCGTCGTCGAGGATGATGCTTCTGCCGCCGTCGCCGCGCCGTCGTCGATGCACGCGCTCGTGGCCTCGGTCGTCGAGCAACTCGACACCGCGAAGAAAGAGGACGTGCTGCTGGAGGTCGGCGGCGCGCGCATCAAGGTGACGAACCTGTCGAAGGAGTTCTGGCCGGCGACCGAGGGTCGCCCGCCGCGCACGAAACGCGACATGATCCGCTATTACGCGCGCATCGCGCCGTACTTGCTGCCGCACCTCAAGGACCGGCCGCTGACGCTGACGCGCTACCCCAACGGGATCAACGGCGGCTCGTTCTACCAGAAGCACTGGCCGCAGCCGTTTCCGAAAGACTTCACCGTCGAACGCGTGCCGCTGTACTCCGCGCACAACGACCGCGACGGCGACTACATCATGGCGAACAACTTCGAGACGCTGATCTGGCTGGCGCAGCTCGCGGACCTTGAGATCCACGCGTGGATGGCGCGCACGAACCCCGAGCCGGACGCCCGTCACCTGCCGGCGACGTTCTCCGGTTCGGAGGAGAACATCGAAAGCAGCGTGCTCAACTACCCGGACTACATGGTCTTCGACCTCGACCCCTACATCTACGCCGGGACGGAGCAGAAGGGCGAGGAGCCGGCGCTCAACCGCAAGGCGTTCGAGAAGACGCGCGAGATGGCGTTCGCGCTCAAGGACATTCTGCAGCAACTGCGCCTGTCGTCGTTCGTGAAGACGACTGGCAAGACGGGACTGCACATCTACGTGCCGGTGCTGCGCCAGTACGACTACGACCAGATCCGCGCCGCCAGCGAAGCCGTCGGGCGCTACATGATCCAGCTCTACCCCAAGGACATCACCATGGAGTGGACGACGACCAAGCGCACAGGCAAGATCTTCTTCGACCACAACCAGAACACGCGCGGGAAGACGCTCGCGGCGCAATATTCGTTGCGGCCGCATCCGACAGCCGCCGCCTCGGCGCCCGTGACGTGGGAAGAACTGCGTCACGTCTATCCCACGGACTTCGACATCGACACGCTCCCCGACCGCGTCGAGCGCATCGGCGACCTCTGGTCGAACATCCTCGACGCGAAGCAGGATCTGAAAGCGCTGATCGAGGCAGGGTCGGGCGGCTAA
- a CDS encoding electron transfer flavoprotein subunit alpha/FixB family protein, with product MPNGVLILAEVVDGEVVAITNELVGAAQRLGAGPVSAMLIGAGVEGAAAKVTGVEKTYVVDDAALAQYTTDGYVAAAAAIAQQADPAIILLGQTDMGRDLAPALASKLGTAVAMDTIAMEMNDGKLHTTRPAYGGNARAVNSFSTEPAIATVRPKSQDAIEGGAAGAVEKVSADMSGVRTNVVDRQEASAAGVRLEDASVVVSGGRGLGSPENFAGIEELAKVLGGAVGCSRAVADLGWRPVAEQVGLTGKVVSPTVYIAVAISGASQHMAGCSGSKNIIAINKDADANIFKAARFGIVGDFKTVMPALIDAIKKVKDEG from the coding sequence ATGCCAAACGGAGTACTGATCCTTGCGGAGGTCGTTGACGGCGAAGTCGTCGCGATCACCAACGAACTCGTCGGCGCGGCGCAGCGGCTCGGCGCCGGACCCGTGTCGGCGATGCTCATCGGCGCCGGCGTCGAAGGCGCCGCGGCGAAGGTGACGGGCGTCGAGAAGACGTACGTGGTCGATGACGCTGCGCTCGCGCAGTACACCACCGACGGTTACGTCGCGGCGGCCGCGGCCATCGCGCAGCAGGCCGACCCGGCGATCATCCTGCTCGGTCAGACCGACATGGGCCGCGACCTCGCACCGGCGCTCGCCTCCAAGCTAGGCACGGCCGTCGCGATGGACACGATCGCGATGGAGATGAACGACGGCAAGCTGCACACGACGCGCCCCGCATACGGCGGCAACGCCCGCGCCGTCAACAGCTTCTCGACGGAGCCGGCGATCGCCACCGTGCGGCCGAAGTCGCAGGACGCCATCGAAGGCGGCGCCGCGGGCGCGGTCGAGAAGGTGAGCGCCGATATGTCGGGCGTGCGGACGAACGTCGTGGACCGGCAAGAGGCGTCGGCGGCAGGCGTGCGGCTGGAAGATGCAAGCGTCGTCGTGTCGGGCGGTCGCGGCCTCGGCAGCCCGGAGAACTTCGCCGGCATCGAAGAGCTTGCGAAGGTGCTCGGTGGCGCCGTCGGCTGCAGCCGCGCGGTCGCTGACCTGGGCTGGCGACCGGTGGCCGAGCAGGTGGGCCTCACCGGCAAGGTCGTCAGCCCGACGGTGTACATCGCCGTCGCGATCTCCGGCGCCAGCCAGCACATGGCCGGCTGCTCCGGCTCCAAGAACATCATCGCGATCAACAAGGACGCCGATGCCAACATCTTCAAGGCGGCGCGCTTCGGTATTGTCGGCGACTTCAAGACGGTGATGCCGGCGTTGATCGACGCCATCAAGAAGGTCAAGGACGAGGGCTAG